tgagtgactagttaGTGAGTTGTGTGAGTTTttgaaggagaaagcttgggctactcttagtgacctctagtcaaggtaagagagcttatctctccaagttttactttcaatcttgtgaaattaagcttagcaacttgattttgtggtggaatcatggatgattatcatgttttagtagttttccccttttatttcatgaactagggtttggggaaattctgcccaatttgttgtatgatgcttatatgttacaattgaggtgttataaggtgttgtggtagggattagaccaagaaattaaggaaagttgcactagaaactcaaaattccagaatctggaaaatttccccaactttctgtccgaatttatatctgtatgttagaggtcgatttggccttaggtcaaagaagaaaagttgtatagaatggcaaTTTTtaggtttctacaaaatttcagctcaatcggagcaacgtaggacgtgaaaagtccaaaatacccttactgttttaagtatttcctaagcagttcgtgtgatcagttaagtccagttattccatttttttgactaggatccattctgatttagtgtttttccaaaacatgaaagttctaGAATtatgaattagctttcaaattcctctaagaacacctgattcggacttgtgtactctgagttatgtccattacagtgttctgcgtttaaacagccgacgaattggtttctggtttagtaattcgagaatttgaccaagttacattagaaactggactaagtgaccttcatgaacattgtagccctgcgtcttagcttcgaaacggtataggttgtgtcttaatccgataagtgtagcctcggataagttatttccgctttcatacgtcaaatctgtcttttgctaaattgaatttctgcacttgttattactgtatttcttattcttatgatattgtgagcctatggaacggctcttgacttgaattgcttatgtgtgatgttaggttgtggttgaggaaaaataatgaagctaaaatggctggaaaattggtaaacacaaagggcgtgctgcccaaattttcgcccgagggctaggtttctatttgaacttgtatacttttgttaggccaataccatgaccggttttccattttaaaacatgatttttcatccttgggttctaacaaccctcttcttacttgaaagtcatctttacacgttttactcctaattagtcaggtttctttgtttcccttaaatgttttgctcgataaactgtaatatgttctcttgttcaaccttaggtttcattggtgattaagggtaatatccggaaggatattttgcacgatattttacatttctaggtgagtgttccttatttgattgggtcgttacaagtggtattagagcctaggcttcagatctctgtagtgtatcctagattaaagattaggataccggactgtgggatttgattggacttgaaagttaagcgattgagggctAAAacttatagctgcttcgcgtggtttctacgtggagtgaccctggattaagtggtgaaaaagtatgagggactaagtgaagctatgaattgcgaatgttataggccttaaatctttctcatggtatctgaagaccatagataggtatgtcagttaggaattccgattgtagatagtttactcttgagactgcagctcgagatgtgaattatcttatttcggattctcgtgcctgagtactctatagttgaggtgctgctaaatacttgagacttgtattttgggaacatgaacaggctttgtctgactagaatgagcacaagaggtcagggacatctagtttggatagtaagtgacgtgagagaccagacgggctgatactagggcgacttcaccttttccttttgatttacttgtatattgttactacatgacgttagtatacctgtatgtacatggttatctgttcaacttgatatgtatttgtgtatttgcttatccgtctttttggtatggcgtgttatgtgggtatatgtttatttgaatatttggtggcctcaatagttactttagtaaccttatcgtgtttatttactaaattaccttttgggggaaaagaaaagagagggaaaacatgtggcgaccccacttccccctgaggcgaaccaaagggttggcgggccgtctgcccagctctcgccaggactcacgcacgcACACTAACCCAAATCCTATCGAAGAatagcctaactattacaatgtcgcttcctttcaaaataagtcaacatctatcacattaacttcagagacaACAAGGAACTTAAAATCGCCAATCTATGGCCCTTAGACATCACACGCTCTAGAACCAAGGAATAAGGTCGTTCATATCTAGATACATCAATCCATAATTCACAAACACAAATATATTATCCAACCTCCGAAATAGGGTTTACACACTTTCCAGCTTCAAGCGGCAATCCAAAAACAAAAGTACAGAATTCAAGTTAAAACACAATACAAGCCTACACAATAGCCATGATATTCGTTACATCCCATacgagaagaaaagaaacatgaaTAAGTCTCAGCGCTTTCAGtctccagaacctgttaaggaaaacaaatacgtggggtgagctaaagctcagtggtgccccaaaacatgcaatcacataattcaaacagcggttaataatttaaatcaaatcgaaacagtcaggaaagcgtgtaacaacacaaggtaggatacaagggctctcaggagccattttccacgcttgatcagataccatcgtagttgaccctccgtcaactttccctACTTAATTTCCATGTAGAtacacttattttaatcctaacccgtcaccgttcatacctctgctttgggcccaaacttcatctaccgacgcagtatactcgagatatacccgtaataaaTTTGTCGAGGGATTCCCCCAACGACGttttggtagttggattcagatgtcgagggattcacccaacgacgcaactacagattcagatgttatggtagttggattcagatgtcgagggattcacccagcgacgcaactacagattcagatgttatggtagttggattcagatgtcgagggattcacccagcgacgcaactacagattcagatgttatggtagttggattcagatgtcgagggattcacccaacgacgcaactacatttagattcacagattcattagaaaatgtttcacacatgtcaccactcgaacggctagtgcgataaagtacacactactcacttcgatggatcaaaatcatttattgcattttgacaattatcacatagcgaattgataaagcgcttaaccacataacatagaacaagcagggacactcaccaagagtgaagttcagatattggattgaggatcgagttccgcgtcctcgtaaaatcctagaatatcagaatttaagccataagtcttctattggaacttttggcttgcacatgtagagttttctagcatattgctagtttactttttctcaaaatattttacttggaatTGAGCTTGTGAGAACCGTACAATATTTCTTATAATATTCCTGGAATACTTTCCCTCGAAgaaaatactattattattttcttaaaataagtcGGCAAGCTATTTAATATCGAGGCTAAGAGTATACCTTGAGAAAAAGTTCCTTTGAGTGGCGGTGCTTGCAAAATTTATTGCTAATGCTTCAGGATAAGGTTTCTTATACAATTGTTGCTAAAGCTGCTTGTTAAAAGGAAATAAGGTCTTTCTTGCCGAGCGAGTTTTCTATGCATATAGCTAAGGTGATCACGACTCACCTTTTAAACTTTTCCTTAGTTACAACTAGCCTTAGGCGATTTataaagaaggaaggaatttgaaacaaaactaaggttttgagtctggggaaatcattttcccaaattaATAAGGCTAGTCTAGCTTAAGGGGTAAAAGTCATGTTGCCCAAGTTTCTAAGGCAAAAATAGTAGATACTATGTTTAGTAGTACGATGCTAGATCTGTACCGTTCAAAACTTgaagcaaaatatttttcatttacttagtcaagcgtttacttggagtcacaaggtcggtacaatttctcacattttcgattccaatccaaaatcacattttctCAATATTGCACAATTTGAATTTAAACAGTAATAACACTAGAGCTCTTCAATTCTTAGCCCTGTGTTCCAACAAATTTATATCTAAGCATAAACAGGAAAATTTACCAAGGCTGCGTGAATACTTAGCACTTGGTAATCAGTACTTATATCAACTCACAGTTTCACAAAATAGTAGCACAGATTTCTAAACAATTTCAGAAATTCAGTTATCCATtcagggtgggagttcatagagcccaccatcagCCAATTTCCAATAACTCAACCATTAACTCAaaagtgggaattcatagagcccactgtcCACAATTTCAACCATTAGCTTTTCAGGCATTGAAATACGAGTAGAAATTGTTTCACTGGCCAGGCTTAAACATACGTTTAGCAAATACCTTCTTTCATCTAACTCTTTGAGAATTTCATGAACGCAATAGAGTCAAACCACAATTCAGTCAAGAGTTGGAACCACTAGTAATATAAAGTCTCAATCCGAATTCAAGTTGAGATTTAAAATGAAACAGGTCATTCATGCCAAACAGTTTACTTTGAAAATTCACCGACAGTAATACACATGGCGTAAAAATACGAAATTTCTACAGGGCGAAGatctatgattctagtttcaaatgccgctgacggcgtcttaaacggattttcctacaccaaggtATAACCGTTTTATCGAGACTGGTCAGGGACTTCCGAAAGTCTGgagtttcatttttcacttatgaaaaactcctttttcttttcttttcacaccaaaagtttttattcaaaccatcgtACATTTCTTATAGGGctccaaaacaacatattccaagcatcatttttcaagaaaatttccaagAACCAAGCAAATTTTTCAACTCAATTCTCGGCTATCTCaacgaaaattccagcaattgtatACTAGCGTTTTTGGTTTCAGTTTTATATGTACTAATTGGTTCTTTGCTGAACAAATTGTATATCTTAAAATTTGTATCTCTTATGAAATTCTGAGCCACCATAATCCAAGggaaatcaaataaatttccaaaaactaatTACAATTTCCAAGGACAACTGAAATTCTGGTTCGTGCCACTTGGATATCaacaaaatttccagcagctaaaGGTTTACAAAAATCCAAGCTTTCCTTAGTTTAAACATGGTGTTAGGAACTCAAATTCAGCAATCAAACACTTAGCTGGCTATTAAAATTTTCCATTCCAAAAATCAGATTCATTCCACAATTAAAAGCATCCAGAAAATTCAGAGCTTTTATCCAACAGCcacggatgaacatgcatgaaaaaaaatgttcggtaatcattttattttttttctggcTAAAACATGCTTTAAAACTCTCAAATTCCTTATGCACGTATCAAGCTAGCATATGAATATTTCCAGCTcagaaatcaagttcaaataatatccataaccatcaaaatttccagaaatttttctGTTTGGTCCGGATGATCTTGCCTTAAGGCAGATTgcacttttgaatttttattccTCTGCTTTAACAACTAATTAGCTACATGCAGGGCCTAAGTACTCTTTATTAGCTATATAATTATGATTATAAGCCcaaattacaaaaatcaaaaccagTTTAAGCTGCACTACCCCAAGCAAGCTCACGGCAAAATTTTCTAGCCAAGACAGAATTTTCCACAGCTTTgttttcaccatttgattgcGAAATTTAACACATGCAAGACTCTAATCCTGATAATCATCCAAAATCCAGTTAGATAAACATCATTCATGCTCAGATTGTCCAAATTCAGACCCATTCAGCAACCAAAATAAAACAAGTGCATCAAGCTCACGGCAGAAACAGATTTTCTGTTTTCgttttgttttcttggttaGCCGAGTTAATCATCCTCATTCCAGCCTCAAACGTCATGTTGTTAGCTAGACAAACATGGATATCAACTCAAATTATCACATTTAATTACACTAGACTgcaatacaaaatttccagctcaCGGTAATTCCATTTCATCAACCAGATTTTCTAAACTCTGATTTCATCATCCGGCTATACCACAGTACATGCATGCCCATATAGGTTTCAATCTACTTCTGACAAATCCTAAAATGATCCAAAAGTTACCTCAAAAACAAGATAAGCCCTCACGCAAGAGATTCGAAATTCCTATCCTCAGCTCGCGGACAGACCAGAGAATTTTCTGCTCgctgattcttttttttttttcttcttgctctCGGTCACAGCAGGGACTCCCTCTCCTCTCGGTCGATACTAACGATGCAGTGTGGATTGGGGTGCGGCTTGTGGTTGTGGTCTGAGGTGTAGTGGTGCAGAGAAGGGAAATGGAGCTCGGTTGAGTGTATAATGTGTTTGAGTATTGAATTGGATAAGTTTCTCACTGGCCGATTGAAGAGGTAGCGTGCAAGGTTATGGAATGGTGCTGCTGATTTGAGGGTGGTAGAGTGTTGATGGAGGTGGTGTGCTGCAGTGGTGAAATGAGGGATTGGCCGGCAGGGTTGGTGGAGCTTCGGTTGGCCAGCTTGGAAGGCTGGTGATCATGGTGTCCGGGGGCTGTTTGGTTGAGCAGGGAATGGTTGTGGCCGTGAGTGGTATTTGGTGAAATGGTGAGGGTGTTTTAGTCTTTCTACTAATCCTCCAATTAGCCACTCCGGTCCTTGGTCCTAATTAAGCTCCAAAACTTGTCCCCAAAATGCTTTGAACGCCTAATAGAATTGCTAATCTTACAAGACTATGATTATTGAAAACTTAGGTTTTGAATATAATTATAGaacttgtattaaattaaatctagaattttattaattgccaATTAGTATTAAGCTTCCTATAATAATCTTGGTTGGTTAGTTAAACTATTAAGATCAAGTTTGACCAATTATAAAAACATCTAACATTTGTGTTAATACAAGAAGAAAATTTAATCTAGCTCTACAAGTCGTAGCTTAGATTAGCGAAATCAAGGGATTCATTACTTAGGAAATTATATAAACTTCCACGTAAACATGTTTTACGTAATTAATTGCCAACAAATCAAAGTAGTACTAGAAAATATTAAAGAGCAAATAAAATGCAATTGACACAtgaaatattatttatataagcattttcagggttctcacatcctcccctccttacaagaattttgtcctcaaaattcatactTTCTAATGAAATAAATCAGGatactttttctgcatttcctcttctaattcccaagttgcttcctccagcccatgatttctccataacATTTTTACCAGAGGAATTTTCTTGTTCCTTAGCTCCTtcacttctctttccaaaatcttgacTGGTCCTTCTTCATAGCTTAACGTCTCATCCACCTCAATTCCTTCTAGTTGCAGCACATGGCTTGGGTCAGGGTAATATTTCCTAAGCATGGATACATGAAATACATCGTGAATCCTAGCCATGCTTGCAGGCAATTTCAGCTGAtatgctacattcccaactttcctcaaaatttcaaaaggtccGATATACCTTGGCTTCAGTTTGTTACCTTTCTTAGATACTACTCCgctcttcaagggtttaactcttaGGAAAACCTTGTCCCCTATTTCAAACTCCAAACCTTTCctccttgtgtcggcgtagctcttttgtctactttgggcaatttgaagcctttctcTAATAAGTTTCACCTTCTCCTGGGCTTCTTCTATCCAAGGTATGGCTGTAGGGTCTAAAATCTTCTTttctccaacttcatcccaatgaatcggagatcgacaccttctcccgtacaaagcttcataaggtgccatttgaatcgaagcctgatagctattattatatgcaaattctacCAAGGTCATATATTTACtccatttacctccaaaatccaatatacacgaTCTTAGCAGGTCCTCCAAAGTTTGGATTGTCCTTTCCGATTGCCCGTCGGTTTGGGGATGATACGCAGTACTAAatttcaacttggtccccaaagactcttgaaatttctgccaaaaacgcGAGACAAACCTTGGATCTCGGTCGGACACGATACTCACTGGAATACCATGTAGTCTTAGgatctcttctgtgtacaacttgacCAATTTCCCCAATGAGAAACTCATGCTCACAGGTAGGAAATGTGCAGACTTAGTGAGCCGATcgactattacccaaattgcatcaaatcctttttgacttttaggcagtcccgttacaaaatccatggtgatgtgttcccatttccattcagggatttcTAATGGTTGCAACAAACCAGAGGGCTTCTGATGCTCtgcttttacttgttggcaaGTTAAACATTTCTGTACATACTCTGCCACGTCCTTTTTCAAACCTTCCCACCAATATAAACTCTTCACATCATGATACATCTTGGTCACTCCTGGATGTATAGTATACTTTGATCGATGtgattcttccaaaatttcttttctgatCTCTTCATCTGTCGGAATCACAATACGATCTCGGAACCTCAATACACCTTCAGACCCTAATTTAAAATCTAGGATTTCTCCTTTTTGTACTTTTTCCAAATTCTTCTGAATCACAGGGTCCGATTTCTGAGCCTCCTTAATACGCTCTAGTAATGGTGATTTCAGAGATAGATTCCCAAATAATATCTTCAATTTCTCCAAGCGAGGATTCCAATTACTTATTTCTTCTAGCATGTCCCATTCTTTAACCATCAACCCCGCTATTTGGGCCTTTCTACTTAAAGCgtcagctaccacatttgctttgcctggatggtagttgatcgaacaatcataatcttccaaaaattctacccatcgccttTGTCTCAAGTTCAACTCCTTCTGGGAGAACAAGTACTTGAGGCTCTtatgatctgtaaaaacctcaaaagtcacgccatacaagtagtgtctccatttctttaaggcgAAAATCACTGCTGCTAACTCTAGGTCATGAGTTGGGTAGTTCTGTTCATGAGGCTTCAATCTCCTGGAAGCATAAGCAATTACTTTAcccttttgcattaaaacacatccgaGACCTTCTCCAGAGGCATCGGAGTACACGGCATAACCTTCGTCTCCATCAGGTAACACCAAAACAGGAGCGGATGTTAAACGActctttaactcctgaaaacttgactCGCATTTTGGAGTCCAGATAAACTTATTTCCTTTCTTGGTTAGCTCGGTCATAGGTCCTGAAATCTTcgaaaaatccttgataaatcGCCTATAATAACCTGCTAAACCCAAGAAACTTCTTATTTCAGTTGGAGTTTCTGGCCGCTTCCAATTCATAACGGCTTCAACTTTTGCCGGATCCACGGCAATTCCATCTTTGGAAACCTTATGCCCTAAAAAGGAAATCTCTTCtaaccaaaactcgcacttgctGAATTTTGCATACAACTTATGCTCTCTTAGTATCTGCAATACTATCTCCAAGTGTTTAACGTGTTCCTCCTGAGTCTTGGAGTATATCAAAATATCATCTATGAAAACTACTACAAATTGGTCCAggtatttcttaaaaattctctgcatcaaatccataaatgcagctggtgcattagttaaaccaaaaggcatgactgcgaactcaaaatgtccatatcttgtcctaaaagcagtcttgggtatgtctTCCTTCTTAATCTTCAGCTGGTAATACCCTTGCCTTAAATCCAACTTAGAGAAGACCACTGATCCTTGCAGTTGGTCGAACAAACTATCAATCAAcggtagagggtatttattcttaatagtaacctcatttaaccctcggtaatcgatacatagcctcaaactcccgtcctttttctCAACAAATAGAACGGGTGCTCCCCATGGTGAGTCACTTTCCTTCACGAAACCTTTCTCCAACAGGTCTTGTAACTGGATTTTCAACTCTTTAAGctcggcaggagccattcggtacggAGTCTTAGAAATTGGAGCCGTTCCAGGCACCAAGTCGATCTTAAACTCTACCTCGCTCTCTGGTGGTAAAGTCATTAATTCTTCAGGAAAGACGTCCGGAAAATCCCGTACTACGGGTACATCCTCTAATTTTACTTGATCACTGGAAGTATTAATCAAGAAGGCTATGaaaccttgagctcctttaGAGAACATT
The Coffea arabica cultivar ET-39 chromosome 6c, Coffea Arabica ET-39 HiFi, whole genome shotgun sequence genome window above contains:
- the LOC140008767 gene encoding uncharacterized protein translates to MDRQVIGRSRGRPTRQHPEAGGDRETEVDQDQGQEGVAGNRVATAIDRITEVLERLTERQTTEPVHQPGGPVDSDDRALERFLKFGPPKFYGEPEPEIAEGWWERITEIFAALNYTEERKVTFATFQFEGAARSWWNLEKREDDFIRCKQGAMSVAEYEVQFTKLSRFAPELIATEQRRVRRFVQGLNVELQESLAVVRIDTFAEAVERAQRVEVARAQVKSFQSKKRFAPSSSREPTFGNAPPAKVGRGTSGVNSSGAPRDAQARGNGARNAGGRNIGARGGPIGRGQPRNRPQGGRAIVPQVTCAYCKKPGHSMDSCWKKQGRCLRCGSSEHQISGCPKVQEGTPQKARPNTSGGSRPTVPARVYAIDDQPVPDSSEVVEGTLPIFHRLAKVLIDPGATHSFVNPSFMSGIEVQPVRLPYDLEIRTPMGNKKVITSLTYRNCEFWVGERKMLVDLISLDIKGYDVIIGMDFLGHHHAKLDCREKIVEFCIPGEATLRLDVKGRLASSAMVSGIRARKMFSKGAQGFIAFLINTSSDQVKLEDVPVVRDFPDVFPEELMTLPPESEVEFKIDLVPGTAPISKTPYRMAPAELKELKIQLQDLLEKGFVKESDSPWGAPRIFKKYLDQFVVVFIDDILIYSKTQEEHVKHLEIVLQILREHKLYAKFSKCEFWLEEISFLGHKVSKDGIAVDPAKVEAVMNWKRPETPTEIRSFLGLAGYYRRFIKDFSKISGPMTELTKKGNKFIWTPKCESSFQELKSRLTSAPVLVLPDGDEGYAVYSDASGEGLGCVLMQKGKVIAYASRRLKPHEQNYPTHDLELAAVIFALKKWRHYLYGVTFEVFTDHKSLKYLFSQKELNLRQRRWVEFLEDYDCSINYHPGKANVVADALSRKAQIAGLMVKEWDMLEEISNWNPRLEKLKILFGNLSLKSPLLERIKEAQKSDPVIQKNLEKVQKGEILDFKLGSEGVLRFRDRIVIPTDEEIRKEILEESHRSKYTIHPGVTKMYHDVKSLYWWEGLKKDVAEYVQKCLTCQQVKAEHQKPSGLLQPLEIPEWKWEHITMDFVTGLPKSQKGFDAIWVIVDRLTKSAHFLPVSMSFSLGKLVKLYTEEILRLHGIPVSIVSDRDPRFVSRFWQKFQESLGTKLKFSTAYHPQTDGQSERTIQTLEDLLRSCILDFGAYQLKLPASMARIHDVFHVSMLRKYYPDPSHVLQLEGIEVDETLSYEEGPVKILEREVKELRNKKIPLDLSEVD